Proteins from a single region of Synchiropus splendidus isolate RoL2022-P1 chromosome 3, RoL_Sspl_1.0, whole genome shotgun sequence:
- the haus4 gene encoding HAUS augmin-like complex subunit 4: protein MSGLVESSLGKEENLHQQILASFPLCDLVENDLTQNPQFCKLLTTLSQHIDETGLTVSLKNELEKAEQKLQTQRRHWLRSEVLYRSLQEMIQECCVRKHHDTLSLDQKQLCETVERSLLVARCVRHLDLSNTTEQNQPNILGLDRQQVMELMPSEREVQRMKQDLPKELEKHLKKKCLTLLCYYQPECEGDSEAQKISRVSQLSAQLEKDKKKTETLRETSRHTRVLLQRQMHLYLSELLKCVQILQDLILDHRLKIQTDLEKKKLEYLEGKCELVLQKITSEMVEVQLETYSTDTISAHRKIRGQLESELKAYQEEKQSVEQKLASFEILGKEFEALAEEYCRLQREIDMKKWALKELC, encoded by the exons ATGTCTGGCCTCGTTGAGTCCTCGcttggaaaagaagaaaatcttCACCAACAGA TTCTGGCCTCATTTCCTCTCTGTGACCTGGTGGAGAACGACCTGACCCAGAACCCCCAGTTCTGCAAACTCCTGACCACTCTCTCACAACATATAGATGAAACTGGACTTACTGTGTCGCTGAAAAATGAGCTGGAGAAG GCAGAGCAGAAGCTGCAGACTCAACGGCGCCATTGGCTGCGTTCTGAGGTTCTCTACAGGAGTCTGCAGGAGATGATCCAAGAATGTTGTGTCAGAAAGCACCACGACACTCTGTCACTAGATCAGAAACAA CTCTGTGAGACGGTTGAGAGGAGTCTCCTGGTGGCTCGGTGTGTACGACACCTGGATCTCAGTAACACTACTGAGCAGAATCAGCCTAATATTCTGGGATTGGACCGCCAGCAAGTGATGGAGTTGATGCCTTCAGAGAGA GAGGTCCAGAGGATGAAACAGGATCTACCCAAAGAACTGGAGAAACACCTGAAGAAGAAATGCCTGACTCTCCTCTGCTACTATCAGCCTGAGTGTG AGGGTGACAGCGAAGCTCAGAAAATCAGCAGAGTGTCTCAACTATCTGCTCAGCTGGAAAAGgacaagaagaaaacagagaCACTGAGGGAGACAAGCCGACACACCAGAGTCCTGCTTCAGAGACAGATGCATCTCTACCTCTCT GAGCTGCTGAAGTGTGTACAGATTCTGCAGGATCTGATCCTGGACCACAGACTGAAGATCCAAACAGACCTAGAGAAGAAGAAACTGGAATACTTGGAAGGAAAATGTGAATTAGTTCTACAAAAGATCAC GTCAGAGATGGTTGAAGTGCAGTTGGAAACATACAGCACAGACACGATTTCTGCCCACAGGAAGATCAG GGGGCAGCTAGAATCTGAGCTAAAGGCCTATCAGGAGGAGAAGCAGTCAGTCGAGCAAAAGCTTGCCTCCTTTGAGATTTTGGGGAAAGAGTTTGAAGCTCTGGCAGAGGAGTACTGCCGTCTGCAGCGAGAAATCGATATGAAGAAGTGGGCACTGAAGGAACTTTGTTAG